A single genomic interval of Macadamia integrifolia cultivar HAES 741 chromosome 6, SCU_Mint_v3, whole genome shotgun sequence harbors:
- the LOC122081574 gene encoding esterase AGAP003155-like isoform X2 yields the protein MGSMGMEEHFEDQRKPRILCLHGFRTSGEIMKKQVHKWPKSVLEKMDLVFLDAPFPAEGKSDLEGVFDPPYYEWFQFEKGALLSGALPGLQEKGMALRKVPKIKFLIIIGGANVRVASVAEKAYSSPIECPSLHFLGETDFLKPRGIKLLESFVNPVTIYHPKGHTVPRLDENSLEKMLSFLERIQNKLSANEHSSLYLSLSLSRLMTLV from the exons ATGGGTTCGATGGGGATGGAAGAGCATTTCGAAGATCAGAGGAAGCCGAGAATTCTGTGTCTTCATGGCTTTAGAACGAGTGGTGAGATCATGAAGAAACAAGTCCACAAGTGGCCGAAATCGGTTCTAGAAAAGATGGATCTTGTCTTCCTCGATGCACCTTTCCCTGCGGAAGGGAAATCTGATCTTGAAGGCGTATTCGATCCTCCTTACTACGAATGGTTTCAATTCGAGAAA GGAGCACTTCTCTCCGGTGCTTTGCCAGGTCTGCAGGAAAAG ggGATGGCTCTGAGGAAGGTCCCGAAGATAAAGTTTTTGATAATAATTGGAGGAGCGAACGTCAGGGTGGCTTCAGTGGCGGAAAAAGCTTATTCCTCTCCCATTGAATGCCCCTCCCTCCACTTTCTCG GCGAGACAGACTTCTTGAAGCCAAGGGGTATTAAACTGTTGGAGTCATTCGTCAACCCCGTAACAATTTATCATCCCAAAGGCCACACAGTGCCCAGGCttg ATGAGAATAGCTTGGAGAAGATGCTGAGCTTCCTAGAGAGGATTCAAAATAAGTTGTCTGCTAATGAGCattcctctctctatctctctctgtctctctctcgaTTGATGACTTTGGTCTga
- the LOC122081574 gene encoding esterase OVCA2-like isoform X1, with translation MGSMGMEEHFEDQRKPRILCLHGFRTSGEIMKKQVHKWPKSVLEKMDLVFLDAPFPAEGKSDLEGVFDPPYYEWFQFEKGFLEYRNFNKCLAYIEECIIKHGPIDGLMGFSQGALLSGALPGLQEKGMALRKVPKIKFLIIIGGANVRVASVAEKAYSSPIECPSLHFLGETDFLKPRGIKLLESFVNPVTIYHPKGHTVPRLDENSLEKMLSFLERIQNKLSANEHSSLYLSLSLSRLMTLV, from the exons ATGGGTTCGATGGGGATGGAAGAGCATTTCGAAGATCAGAGGAAGCCGAGAATTCTGTGTCTTCATGGCTTTAGAACGAGTGGTGAGATCATGAAGAAACAAGTCCACAAGTGGCCGAAATCGGTTCTAGAAAAGATGGATCTTGTCTTCCTCGATGCACCTTTCCCTGCGGAAGGGAAATCTGATCTTGAAGGCGTATTCGATCCTCCTTACTACGAATGGTTTCAATTCGAGAAA ggtttcttggAGTACAGAAACTTCAATAAGTGTCTTGCTTACATCGAAGAGTGTATAATCAAGCACGGACCTATCGATGGTCTCATGGGTTTCTCTCag GGAGCACTTCTCTCCGGTGCTTTGCCAGGTCTGCAGGAAAAG ggGATGGCTCTGAGGAAGGTCCCGAAGATAAAGTTTTTGATAATAATTGGAGGAGCGAACGTCAGGGTGGCTTCAGTGGCGGAAAAAGCTTATTCCTCTCCCATTGAATGCCCCTCCCTCCACTTTCTCG GCGAGACAGACTTCTTGAAGCCAAGGGGTATTAAACTGTTGGAGTCATTCGTCAACCCCGTAACAATTTATCATCCCAAAGGCCACACAGTGCCCAGGCttg ATGAGAATAGCTTGGAGAAGATGCTGAGCTTCCTAGAGAGGATTCAAAATAAGTTGTCTGCTAATGAGCattcctctctctatctctctctgtctctctctcgaTTGATGACTTTGGTCTga